In the genome of Bacillota bacterium, the window CGCAGTCCGAGGCGCCCTTCCAGCATTTGCCCGGCGAGGGTGTGGGAAGCGGCCGGAGCCTCGCCGAGTTCCTGGAGGCCCTGGCGGCCGGGATCCAGTCGTACCCGGACCGGCCGGCTGCCCTCGCCGACCTGGCCTATGCCAACGGCGCCGATCGGGTCCTCATCGAGATGCTGCCTGCCTATGTATGGCCGCTCGATCTGGCGGCCTACGCCGGATGGAACACCGCGGGCAACTCCCTCGGCACCGCGCTCGCCCATGCCGCCCTGCGCTGGGCCGCCCAGCGTACGCTGAGCGCCGAAGCAGAGATCGCCGCCACCCGGGCGCACCATCAGTTCCTGTGCCTCCGCTTCGCGGAAGACTGGGCTTATCAGGCGGAGGTGCGTCAGGAGATGGTAGCCGGTCCGGTGGCCGCGCTGGGAATCTCCCCGTACTCCCTGGGCGAGCACCGCTCGCGTCTTGCGTCGGAGGTGCTGTCGAGGCTGCATACCACCTTCGGGCGGTGGCTTGGAGCCTGGAAACCGCACCTTGCCGTCCATGAGGCCGTTCTGCCGGATGTGCGGTTCCTTGAACTGGAGTTTCCGTGGGACAGGCTCTTCGAGGTGTCGTTGACGGTCCGCCTCGGCGGGCCGGAGAACGATCCCGCCCCTCCTGTGCAGTCCGCCCCGGTGGGGTGGGAGAGGCGGCCCCAGGGCGCCGCCGACAGATCCTGAAAGGAGAGGGTCACAGGATGCGTGGAAGGATTGGCTCTATGGTTCTTGTGGCGTTGCTCGCGGCGGTCGCGCTGCAGGGCCTGGCTGTGTCGGCCCTGGCGGCGGAGCAGATCGAGTTCTGGACCATCTCGCTGAGCCCGTACTTTGACAAGCAGATGAAGCAGCTCGCGGCCGACTTCGAGGCCACCCACCCGGGCGTCACCGTGAAGTGGACCGACGTACCGATCCAGGCCATGCAGCAGAAGCTGCTCTCGGCCATCGCGGCGGGCACGGCGCCCGATGTGGTGAACCTCAACTCGGACATCGCCGTTCAGCTCTACCAGCAGGGCGCGCTGCTGGCCATGAACGAGTACGCCCCGAAGGGTGGGTTCGACGTCTACTTCTCCCGGGCGCTCGCCACGTTCACGGACGGCGACGTGATCTACGGCGTTCCGTGGTACTGGGCGCCCAAGGTCCTCGCTTACAACAGCGAGATCTTCAGGAAGGCGGGCCTTGACCCCGAGCACCCGCCGACCACCGTTCAGGGCATGGTCGAGGCGGCTAAACAGATCAAGGACCGCACCGGACTGTACGGGTTCATGCCCAACATCTGGGGGATCACTATGCTGTTCGTCTTCCAGGAGGCAGGGCTCCCGATCCTGAGCAAGGATGGCACGAAGGCGGTCTTCAACTCGCCCGAGCACGTGGCGCTGGTGCAGAGCTACGTGGACCTGTACAAGCAAGACTACATCCCCGAGGATACTTTTCGCCGTGGTTACCTGGGCGCCACCGAGCTTTACAGCGCCGGCAGGCTGGGGATGCTCCTGACCGGGCCGCAGTTTCTGATCCGGGTGGCCAACGAC includes:
- a CDS encoding sugar ABC transporter substrate-binding protein — translated: MVLVALLAAVALQGLAVSALAAEQIEFWTISLSPYFDKQMKQLAADFEATHPGVTVKWTDVPIQAMQQKLLSAIAAGTAPDVVNLNSDIAVQLYQQGALLAMNEYAPKGGFDVYFSRALATFTDGDVIYGVPWYWAPKVLAYNSEIFRKAGLDPEHPPTTVQGMVEAAKQIKDRTGLYGFMPNIWGITMLFVFQEAGLPILSKDGTKAVFNSPEHVALVQSYVDLYKQDYIPEDTFRRGYLGATELYSAGRLGMLLTGPQFLIRVANDNPAVYKITRAAAYPLDKGKVIHTPLMGFSVPVNTKNKKLAVEFALFATNDANQLTFAKASNTFPSTVAAAKDPYFTTPGPTAADQARVADAAQLQYAQDLTVHVPNASTLFKVFGDNIQAAFFGGKTVQQALDDAVKAWNAEL